ACCAACTGGTCCAACGTGGAAAAGGCCATCAACAACCTCAAGAAAGCCAAGGCGCTTACGCCGGACAAGCTTCACCAAACCAGACTGTCCGAGCTGTCCGAACTCATCCGCCCGGCCGGATATTACAACGTCAAGGCCAAACGGCTGAAAACCTTCATTGACTGGCTGATGGAGAACTACGACGGCGACCTGGACCGGTTATTGGCACTGCCCACAGCTTCATTGCGCGAGGCGTTGCTGAGCGTGCGCGGCATTGGTCCGGAAACGGCCGATTCCATCGTGCTCTATGCCGCCGGCCAGCCGTCATTCGTGGTAGACGCCTACACCTACCGGATATTCTCGCGCCACAGATACGTGCCCGAGGAAGATACCGGCTACGACGAGCTCAAGGCCTTCTTTGAGGATAGTCTGGAAAAGGACGCGAAGTTATTCAACGAATACCACGCCTTGCTGGTGAGATTAGGCAAGGAGTTCTGCAAGAAATCCAAACCGCTCTGCGCCGAATGTCCGCTCAACGGTATTAACGATTACCCGCCGATTCCTTAAACCACGAATAAATACGAAACCGCGGATTAGGCAGATTATGCGGATTACTCCGTGTGCTCAGTGTCTCTGTGGCAGACTAAAATTTAGCCTTACAGAACGGGCATTCCTTTACGCCTTTTGGAATGGGTTTCTTGCAGTTGGGGCAGGTTATAAATTCCTTATTGCAGGGTTCGCAATGTAATTCTTTGGATAACTTATGGGCGCACATCGGGCAGGCGCACTTGTCTTCTGATTGAGGTTTACAGGCCGCGGCGGTGACTGCTTCTTTAGTCGTGCCCGCGGGCTTGGCCTGTTTCTTGCATTCGTAATTCTCTATGGCCCGGTGCAGGGCATCGGCGCCCAGGTTAGAGCAGTGCATCTTGTTGGGCGGCAATCCGCCTAACTGGTTAGCCACGTCCTGGCGAGAAATCTTCTTGGCCTCTTCCAGGGTCTTGCCGATGGCCATCTCGCTGACCATTGATGACACGGCAATGGCCGCGCCGCAGCCGAAGGTCTTGAACTTGACGTCGGCCAGCTTGTTATCTTTTACCTTGATGTAAAAAGTCATCATATCGCCGCAGACCGGGTTACCGATTTCGCCCACGCCGTCCGCGTCGGCTATCTCGCCCACATTACGGGGATTACGGAAATGATCCATTACTTTGTCGGTATAAGCCATAATGCCTCCGTTGGAGTAATTTCTAAATACTAATATCTAAATCCTAAACGCCCCGTGTTTATCGCATTAGAAATTAGTGTTTAGAGTTTATTATTCTATTCGCTTCCTTGGTAAACATTTCCACCTGTCTGGCCGACAGTCCGGTATGTCTTTCCGGCTTGGTCAGCGCGTCCAGGCGGTGGGTAATCTTTAAGAAGGCCGGGTCGTTGCGGATGCGGTCTATCAAATCGTTATCCTCGCCCCGGCGGATCCGGGCCACGGCCGCCATGGAATGGTCGCGGATGGACTTGTGCAACTGCTGGCGGTCGCCGCCGGCCTTGACCGCGGCCATCAGGATATCCTCGGTGACCATAAAAGGCAGTTCCTGGTTTATCCTTTTCTGTATCCCGGACGGATTGACGCTCATGCCCTTGACTATATATATGTAAAGGTTAAGTATGGCGTTGGCCGTCAGGAACGACTCGGGCATGGTCAGCCGCCGGTTGGCCGAATCGTCCAGCGAACGCTCCAGCCACTGGCTGGCGTGAGTGAACTCGGCGTTGCTGAGCAGCGATATCAGGTAGCGCGACAGCGCCGTTATCCGCTCGCTGTGCACCGGGTTG
This region of Candidatus Brocadiia bacterium genomic DNA includes:
- a CDS encoding endonuclease III domain-containing protein; translated protein: MAKKDLLEIYQRLYKRFGPQHWWPGDTPFEVIIGAILTQNTNWSNVEKAINNLKKAKALTPDKLHQTRLSELSELIRPAGYYNVKAKRLKTFIDWLMENYDGDLDRLLALPTASLREALLSVRGIGPETADSIVLYAAGQPSFVVDAYTYRIFSRHRYVPEEDTGYDELKAFFEDSLEKDAKLFNEYHALLVRLGKEFCKKSKPLCAECPLNGINDYPPIP